The proteins below are encoded in one region of Streptomyces sp. Tu 3180:
- a CDS encoding LacI family DNA-binding transcriptional regulator: MAARAGVSRGAVSLAFNNRPGVSEATRERIMAAVAELGWVPNQAAIKLSGSATGAGDTVGLVVARPARQLGLEPFYMEFISGVESVLEEQGCSLLLHLVRDTDQEIAVHRQWWQSRRIAGSILVDIRQNDPRITELATIGLPAVAVGHPSLTGDFTSVWTDDETAVHEAVRYLAALGHRRIARVGGHPTLGHTMIRTAALNAIVAELGLEPARSLTTDYSGEQGARATRSLLASRERPTAIVYDNDIMAVAGLSVAAEMGLSVPKDISLIAWDDSQLCRLTHPNLSAMSHDVFGFGADVTRRLFDVVHRRNPSSGPAATPVLLPRGSSAPPQDTTG; the protein is encoded by the coding sequence GTGGCCGCCCGGGCGGGTGTGTCCCGCGGTGCGGTGTCCCTGGCCTTCAACAACCGGCCTGGCGTATCGGAGGCCACGCGGGAACGCATCATGGCGGCGGTGGCCGAGCTGGGCTGGGTGCCGAACCAGGCCGCGATCAAGCTGTCGGGTTCGGCGACCGGCGCCGGGGACACGGTCGGCCTGGTCGTCGCCCGCCCTGCGCGGCAGCTCGGGCTTGAGCCCTTCTACATGGAGTTCATCTCCGGAGTCGAGTCTGTTCTGGAGGAGCAGGGGTGTTCGCTGCTGCTGCACCTGGTACGGGACACGGACCAGGAGATCGCCGTCCATCGTCAGTGGTGGCAGTCCCGCCGGATCGCCGGCTCCATCCTGGTGGACATCCGGCAGAACGACCCCCGGATCACCGAACTGGCGACGATCGGGCTGCCGGCCGTCGCTGTCGGTCACCCCTCCCTGACGGGCGACTTCACGTCGGTGTGGACCGACGACGAGACCGCGGTACACGAGGCGGTGCGCTACCTCGCCGCCCTCGGACACCGGCGGATCGCACGGGTGGGTGGTCACCCGACGCTCGGCCACACCATGATCCGTACCGCTGCGCTGAACGCGATCGTGGCGGAACTGGGCCTGGAGCCGGCCCGCAGCCTCACCACCGACTACTCCGGTGAGCAGGGCGCAAGGGCCACCCGGTCACTGCTCGCCTCCCGGGAGCGGCCCACGGCGATCGTCTACGACAACGACATCATGGCCGTCGCAGGTCTGTCCGTGGCCGCCGAGATGGGCCTGAGCGTGCCGAAGGACATCAGCCTGATCGCCTGGGACGACTCCCAGTTGTGCCGGCTCACGCACCCGAACCTGTCCGCCATGAGCCACGACGTCTTCGGCTTCGGCGCCGACGTCACCCGTCGGCTGTTCGACGTAGTGCACCGTCGCAATCCCTCGTCGGGCCCCGCCGCGACACCCGTCCTGCTGCCCCGCGGCAGCAGCGCACCCCCGCAAGACACCACCGGCTGA
- a CDS encoding carbohydrate binding domain-containing protein, producing MSALVTAATASFPATAGPSGRSADAFVQRDGSTLTLQGKPFRFAGTNLYWLGLDENVGGVDHPTYFRIDDALKTARAMNATVVRSHTLGTSLGCPKCIQPEAGEFNEDAFAPIDYAIARARAYGLRLIVPLTDQWDYYHGGYPTMAKWLGLKEPKDFYTDPRAKAAYKDYVRHVLDHVNPYTGLAYKNDPTIMSWELGNELNDMTRDWVDEMGAHVGRLAPRHLISAGRQQGVDAAALASDEVDIVDVHYYPSSAGAMTADAARVTDRGKVYIAGEHGSDSLTAADALALADEPDVTGVLSWSLFGHADDHGYVQHDDGFTLHHPGDTAAMRTDVLANAALAKVIAGERQLPAVPVTPPLITAVTKQSGINEIAWRGTAGAHTYRVQRSVKGARGPWTTLTKTPITDNDAPWLDATTPNSRAWYRVTALDRAGRVLATSTALDAGPGQDIRIDPLQSWAHTSAHSDSLTRTPDGDGIQVAPRPRHEGRIAWETRRPQEITARFDTRGRGGLPTAQITRDGTTWTPVKPAVSTTRGGTLLRIEPPRETVGVRLVWAASSRPAPLTGVTLAEEAASTATTAPGAFQQNPEDGATGVSVTAPLTWTPAENAAHYSVTLSAKADLSDPVIDVTGLRTTSYAPPVNLRPNTTYHLRVTAANGAGTRTADGAPTRFTTGALTVDDFEDYPDGGALTAAYVRNTGGGPVTVSLDGEHADREGRALRAAYDPGTPGYAGVIRSLPTPQDWGGARNLRLWARSDGTEEQSLTVQFVAAGIYWEKTVPLTDTDGAMVTLPLADFTNPPWATKGPLDLTSVTQMSFYFNGKAGTAWIDSITATD from the coding sequence GTGAGCGCCCTCGTCACCGCCGCCACCGCCTCGTTCCCCGCCACCGCCGGTCCGAGCGGCCGGAGCGCCGACGCGTTCGTCCAGCGCGACGGGAGCACGCTGACACTTCAGGGCAAGCCGTTCCGCTTCGCCGGCACCAACCTGTACTGGCTCGGTCTGGACGAGAACGTGGGCGGCGTCGACCACCCCACCTACTTCCGGATCGATGACGCGCTGAAGACCGCACGCGCGATGAACGCCACCGTCGTCCGCTCCCACACGCTCGGCACCTCCCTGGGCTGCCCGAAGTGCATCCAGCCGGAGGCGGGCGAGTTCAACGAGGACGCGTTCGCGCCCATCGACTACGCCATCGCCCGGGCCCGCGCCTACGGCCTGAGGTTGATCGTCCCGCTCACCGACCAGTGGGACTACTACCACGGCGGCTACCCCACGATGGCGAAGTGGCTCGGTCTGAAGGAACCGAAGGACTTCTACACCGACCCCCGAGCCAAGGCCGCCTACAAGGACTACGTCCGGCACGTGCTCGACCACGTCAACCCGTACACCGGTCTCGCTTACAAGAACGACCCCACGATCATGTCGTGGGAACTGGGCAACGAACTGAACGACATGACCCGCGACTGGGTCGACGAGATGGGCGCCCACGTCGGCAGGCTCGCGCCCCGCCACCTCATCTCCGCCGGCCGCCAGCAGGGAGTCGACGCCGCGGCCCTCGCATCCGACGAGGTCGACATCGTCGACGTGCACTACTACCCGTCATCGGCCGGCGCCATGACCGCAGACGCGGCACGCGTCACCGACCGGGGCAAGGTCTACATCGCCGGGGAACACGGCTCGGACAGCCTCACCGCGGCCGACGCGCTCGCCCTCGCCGACGAACCTGACGTCACCGGAGTGCTCTCGTGGTCCCTGTTCGGCCACGCCGACGACCACGGTTACGTCCAGCACGACGACGGCTTCACCCTGCACCACCCCGGCGACACGGCCGCGATGCGCACCGACGTCCTCGCGAACGCGGCGCTGGCCAAGGTCATCGCGGGGGAGAGGCAACTGCCCGCCGTGCCCGTCACCCCGCCCCTGATCACCGCCGTCACCAAGCAGTCCGGCATCAACGAGATCGCCTGGCGCGGCACCGCCGGCGCCCACACCTACCGCGTCCAGCGGTCGGTGAAGGGCGCACGCGGACCGTGGACGACGCTCACCAAGACCCCGATCACCGACAACGACGCGCCGTGGCTGGACGCCACCACCCCCAACAGCCGCGCCTGGTATCGGGTGACCGCGCTCGACCGGGCCGGACGTGTTCTCGCCACCTCCACCGCCCTGGACGCCGGCCCCGGCCAGGACATCCGGATCGACCCGCTGCAGAGCTGGGCGCACACCTCCGCGCACAGCGACAGCCTGACCCGCACGCCCGACGGTGACGGCATCCAGGTCGCTCCACGGCCCCGCCACGAGGGCCGGATCGCGTGGGAGACCCGGCGTCCGCAGGAGATCACGGCCCGGTTCGACACACGCGGGCGCGGCGGTCTGCCCACCGCGCAGATTACCCGGGACGGAACCACCTGGACGCCGGTGAAGCCCGCTGTGTCCACGACCCGCGGCGGTACCCTGCTGCGCATCGAGCCCCCGCGTGAGACGGTCGGCGTCCGGCTGGTGTGGGCCGCCTCGTCCCGTCCGGCACCGCTGACCGGCGTCACCCTCGCCGAGGAGGCGGCGTCCACCGCGACCACGGCACCCGGTGCATTCCAGCAGAATCCGGAGGACGGCGCGACCGGGGTGTCCGTCACCGCACCGCTGACCTGGACGCCAGCCGAGAACGCCGCGCACTACTCGGTGACCCTCTCGGCGAAAGCGGACCTGTCGGACCCTGTCATCGACGTCACCGGGTTGCGGACCACCAGCTACGCCCCACCCGTCAACCTCCGGCCCAACACCACCTATCACCTGCGGGTCACCGCCGCGAACGGCGCCGGTACTCGCACCGCCGACGGTGCCCCTACCCGCTTCACCACCGGAGCACTGACCGTCGACGACTTCGAGGACTACCCGGACGGCGGGGCGCTGACCGCGGCGTACGTCCGCAACACGGGCGGCGGCCCGGTAACCGTCTCCCTCGACGGCGAACACGCCGACCGGGAAGGCCGCGCCCTGCGCGCCGCCTACGACCCGGGCACCCCCGGCTACGCGGGGGTCATCCGCTCCCTGCCCACACCCCAGGACTGGGGCGGAGCCCGAAACCTGCGCCTGTGGGCTCGCTCGGACGGCACCGAGGAACAGAGCCTGACGGTCCAGTTCGTCGCCGCCGGCATCTACTGGGAGAAGACGGTCCCGCTCACCGACACCGACGGCGCGATGGTCACCCTCCCGCTCGCGGACTTCACCAATCCGCCGTGGGCGACCAAGGGCCCGCTCGACCTCACCTCCGTCACACAGATGTCCTTCTACTTCAATGGCAAGGCCGGCACGGCCTGGATCGACTCGATCACCGCCACGGACTGA
- the manA gene encoding mannose-6-phosphate isomerase, class I yields MTAIAALAPVVRAYSWGSRTVIPALLGQQPDGEPLAELWFGAHHAAPSPLVGRPGTPDLAAAIAADPVGELGEASLAAHGPHLPFLLKLLAAARALSVQVHPTREQARAGHDREDAAGIPVDAPHRTFKDRNHKPELLYALGPFEALCGFREPACTADLLDALSVPGLEPWAASLRSRPQRDSLGHTLQAALTAPRRLVRAVADALPALAGSPGSWSSAAAAYATVAADFPGDPGLLAALLLNHVSLDAGEALYVAAGVPHAYLRGTGVEIMANSDNVLRCGLTDKHVDTALLSGIVDLTAARPSVIRASPTGVRGEAHYASPAAEFALSRVEVGAEAVCLTDAGPQLLLCLTGEALLEAGPALAAGAAAFVPAGSPCAVSGAGAVLYRARVPLGGVS; encoded by the coding sequence ATGACCGCAATCGCCGCGCTGGCCCCCGTCGTGCGCGCCTACTCCTGGGGGTCACGCACCGTGATCCCCGCCCTGCTCGGACAACAGCCCGACGGGGAACCCCTGGCCGAGTTGTGGTTCGGCGCGCACCACGCCGCTCCGTCACCGCTCGTCGGCCGGCCCGGAACCCCGGATCTGGCGGCCGCGATTGCCGCCGACCCCGTCGGCGAACTGGGAGAGGCGAGCCTCGCGGCCCATGGGCCGCACTTGCCGTTCCTGCTCAAACTGCTGGCCGCCGCTCGGGCACTCTCGGTCCAGGTGCATCCCACGCGCGAGCAGGCACGGGCAGGCCACGACCGCGAGGACGCGGCCGGAATACCGGTCGACGCCCCCCACCGCACCTTCAAGGACCGTAACCACAAGCCCGAACTGCTGTACGCGCTGGGACCTTTCGAGGCACTCTGCGGCTTCCGCGAGCCGGCCTGTACAGCCGATCTGCTCGACGCTCTTTCCGTGCCCGGACTCGAACCGTGGGCGGCCTCGCTCCGCTCCCGCCCGCAGAGGGACTCCCTCGGGCACACGCTCCAGGCGGCGCTGACCGCGCCACGACGCCTGGTGCGCGCCGTCGCCGACGCCCTGCCCGCGCTCGCCGGGTCGCCCGGCTCGTGGAGCTCGGCCGCCGCCGCGTACGCCACCGTGGCCGCCGACTTCCCCGGCGATCCCGGCCTGCTCGCGGCACTGCTGCTCAACCATGTCAGTCTCGACGCGGGGGAAGCCCTGTACGTGGCGGCGGGTGTGCCGCACGCCTACCTGCGGGGGACAGGCGTGGAGATCATGGCCAACTCCGACAACGTGCTCCGGTGCGGTCTGACTGACAAACACGTCGACACCGCACTCCTGAGTGGGATCGTCGACCTGACCGCTGCACGACCATCTGTCATACGTGCCTCACCGACGGGGGTGAGGGGTGAGGCACACTATGCCTCTCCGGCAGCGGAGTTCGCCCTGTCCCGCGTCGAAGTGGGCGCCGAGGCCGTGTGCCTGACCGACGCCGGACCGCAGCTGCTGCTCTGCCTCACCGGCGAAGCGCTGCTGGAAGCAGGACCGGCCTTGGCCGCGGGTGCTGCCGCGTTCGTCCCGGCTGGCTCGCCCTGTGCGGTGTCCGGTGCGGGAGCGGTGCTCTACCGGGCTCGGGTGCCCCTGGGCGGCGTCTCGTGA
- a CDS encoding alpha/beta fold hydrolase has product MHGIMSDSRGWSRVAPAIAMHGYRVVAVDLPGHGASVPAPVYTPTALAADLLDTLPPAPDLAIGHSLGSAVLLLAVPRLRCARAVHCDPAWVPRNRDLEALRAGKHATWRELRAAHPRWHDDDITAEQQALATWDPASVTSLKHLPGLPKPPDVPSLVVLAGPSERISATHAMALSRRGWHVRTVDGAGHTVHRDDPAGFLRALHGWL; this is encoded by the coding sequence GTGCACGGCATCATGTCGGACTCGCGCGGCTGGAGCCGTGTCGCCCCGGCGATCGCCATGCATGGTTACCGGGTCGTCGCCGTTGATCTGCCGGGCCACGGAGCGAGCGTTCCCGCCCCGGTCTACACACCCACCGCACTCGCCGCAGACCTGCTCGACACCCTGCCCCCGGCGCCCGACCTCGCCATCGGTCACTCACTGGGCTCGGCCGTGCTGCTGCTCGCCGTGCCTCGACTGCGCTGCGCCCGCGCCGTCCACTGCGACCCCGCCTGGGTGCCCCGGAACCGGGACCTGGAGGCCCTGCGCGCCGGCAAACATGCCACCTGGCGGGAGTTGCGTGCCGCCCATCCCCGCTGGCACGACGACGACATCACCGCCGAGCAGCAGGCGCTCGCCACCTGGGACCCCGCGTCCGTCACCTCGCTCAAGCACCTGCCCGGCCTGCCGAAGCCCCCGGATGTTCCCTCACTCGTCGTGCTCGCCGGTCCCAGTGAGCGGATCTCGGCGACTCATGCCATGGCGTTGAGCCGCCGCGGCTGGCATGTACGCACGGTGGACGGTGCTGGGCACACCGTCCACCGTGATGATCCAGCCGGGTTCCTCCGGGCGCTTCACGGCTGGCTGTGA
- a CDS encoding glycosyl hydrolase has product MAVAAAAAILVWPATESAQAFPPTPKQTVLNYLRSISGHHIVSGQHNKEPASAPGQYTQQVKDVTGQYPGLWGGDLMFNATDVANRQRVIDQAKTEWANGSLVTLTWHVCPPTGGSTCAFEGGVKSNISNAQFSQIITEGSVLNNAWKRRLDEVVPYLQQLKNAGVPVLFRPLHEMNESWNWWGNRPGANGSARLYQITRDYLAGTKGLDNLIWVWNVQDNPAGGWSNYYPGNQYVDVVSLDVWYKNHPSSADYQQMQSIAGTKPMAIAEMGKVPNAALLNSQTRWAWFMMWSEQLRGNNTNAEIQAAYFHPRVLNQGEVVLP; this is encoded by the coding sequence GTGGCTGTCGCGGCCGCCGCAGCAATCCTTGTCTGGCCTGCGACGGAATCCGCGCAGGCGTTCCCCCCCACCCCCAAGCAGACGGTGCTGAACTATCTGCGCTCCATTTCCGGGCACCATATCGTTTCCGGTCAGCACAACAAGGAGCCGGCTTCCGCGCCCGGGCAGTACACGCAGCAGGTCAAGGACGTGACCGGGCAATACCCCGGCCTGTGGGGCGGAGACCTGATGTTCAACGCCACCGACGTGGCCAACCGCCAGCGCGTGATCGACCAGGCAAAGACCGAGTGGGCGAACGGCTCGCTGGTCACCCTCACCTGGCATGTCTGCCCCCCGACCGGGGGTAGCACCTGCGCGTTCGAAGGCGGCGTAAAGTCGAACATCTCCAACGCCCAGTTCTCGCAGATCATCACCGAGGGAAGCGTCCTGAACAACGCCTGGAAGCGGCGCCTCGACGAAGTCGTCCCCTACCTCCAGCAACTGAAGAACGCGGGAGTTCCGGTCCTCTTCCGGCCACTGCACGAAATGAACGAATCGTGGAACTGGTGGGGAAACCGTCCCGGAGCCAACGGCAGTGCGCGCCTCTACCAGATCACCCGAGACTACCTCGCCGGGACGAAAGGGCTGGACAATCTGATCTGGGTGTGGAACGTGCAGGACAATCCGGCGGGCGGCTGGAGCAACTACTACCCGGGCAACCAGTACGTGGATGTCGTCTCGCTGGACGTCTGGTACAAGAACCACCCCAGTTCCGCCGACTACCAGCAGATGCAGAGCATTGCGGGGACAAAGCCCATGGCCATTGCGGAAATGGGCAAAGTACCGAACGCCGCACTGCTCAACAGTCAGACCAGGTGGGCGTGGTTCATGATGTGGTCGGAACAGCTGCGAGGGAACAACACGAACGCCGAGATCCAGGCGGCGTACTTCCACCCCCGTGTGCTGAACCAGGGTGAGGTCGTGCTGCCCTGA
- a CDS encoding helix-turn-helix transcriptional regulator — MKWNLRMVAAQRDLWRPTEVLAAFQQVGFNPSLSKVAALWSGTPVTVRLDDLDLMCAALDCSVADLLQAEPLAGAHPAGEAGDVAVGAEVQPPGPVRPVPRGPRRGGPRSLPPS; from the coding sequence GTGAAGTGGAATCTGCGGATGGTGGCCGCTCAGCGGGACCTGTGGCGGCCGACCGAGGTGCTGGCTGCTTTCCAGCAGGTGGGGTTCAACCCTTCGCTGAGCAAGGTCGCCGCACTGTGGAGCGGGACTCCGGTCACGGTGCGGCTGGACGACCTGGACCTGATGTGTGCGGCATTGGACTGCTCCGTCGCGGATCTGCTCCAGGCCGAACCGCTCGCCGGCGCCCATCCGGCAGGGGAGGCCGGCGACGTGGCCGTGGGTGCCGAGGTCCAGCCGCCGGGGCCGGTGCGGCCGGTACCGCGCGGTCCTCGCCGAGGCGGGCCGCGCTCGCTGCCTCCGAGCTGA
- a CDS encoding fic family toxin-antitoxin system, toxin component, translating into MSEQEPPHPLDVTFLLHAAELLEGDPQVDDYGPLYAAVARVNARAMERDIYGSLYLKAAALLQTLAKLPCLEHSNEAFAWHATEAYLALNAHTLDYPPKAAVTLVRDAASSALGVARIAQQLRDWTAA; encoded by the coding sequence GTGAGTGAGCAGGAACCTCCTCACCCGCTCGACGTGACGTTCTTGCTGCATGCCGCCGAGCTGCTCGAGGGGGATCCGCAGGTCGACGACTACGGTCCGCTGTATGCGGCCGTGGCCCGGGTCAACGCCCGGGCGATGGAGCGGGACATCTACGGATCGCTGTACCTCAAGGCCGCCGCCCTGCTGCAGACCCTGGCGAAGCTGCCGTGCCTGGAACACTCCAACGAGGCGTTCGCCTGGCACGCGACCGAGGCCTACCTGGCCCTCAACGCACACACCCTGGACTACCCGCCCAAGGCCGCCGTCACGCTGGTACGCGACGCGGCCTCCAGTGCGCTCGGCGTCGCCCGGATCGCCCAGCAGCTGCGCGACTGGACCGCCGCCTGA
- a CDS encoding lamin tail domain-containing protein — protein MRIRSILAAAVTAGTLAALIPAASAQAAEYSSAVKVRGIQYDAPGPDSNSCSTGNTDEEYLTVKNYSASATVNLKGYVVKDAAGNRFAFTANHYLQPGDYIKLRGGHGTDSDAGNVVYRDNCNFLWNNDKDTIYLYKPSGARADVHSYTKTANDRDGNGYISYHS, from the coding sequence TTGCGTATCCGTTCGATCCTGGCCGCCGCCGTCACCGCCGGAACCCTGGCCGCCCTGATCCCTGCCGCGTCGGCGCAGGCCGCCGAGTACAGCTCCGCTGTGAAGGTCCGCGGGATCCAGTACGACGCCCCCGGACCCGATTCCAACAGCTGCTCGACGGGCAACACCGACGAGGAGTACCTGACGGTCAAGAACTACTCCGCGTCGGCGACCGTCAACCTCAAGGGCTACGTCGTCAAGGACGCCGCCGGCAACCGCTTCGCCTTCACCGCCAACCACTACCTGCAGCCCGGCGACTACATCAAGCTGCGCGGCGGCCACGGCACCGACTCCGACGCGGGCAACGTCGTCTACCGCGACAACTGCAACTTCCTGTGGAACAACGACAAGGACACCATCTACCTGTACAAGCCCTCCGGCGCCCGCGCGGACGTGCACTCCTACACCAAGACGGCCAACGACCGCGACGGCAACGGCTACATCAGCTACCACAGCTGA
- a CDS encoding DUF6417 family protein codes for MDDYEHLDLDEIDFAPVDHTAERLALLTLEEAHDLLRLLLTIAQEGEGPLSQEANRLAKEIAARIPSEN; via the coding sequence ATGGACGACTACGAGCACCTCGACCTCGACGAGATCGACTTCGCGCCGGTGGACCACACCGCCGAGCGGCTGGCGCTGCTGACGCTCGAGGAAGCGCACGACCTGCTGCGGCTGCTGCTGACCATCGCACAAGAGGGAGAGGGGCCGCTGTCGCAGGAGGCAAACCGGCTGGCGAAGGAGATCGCCGCCCGCATCCCCTCGGAGAACTGA